From a single Ooceraea biroi isolate clonal line C1 chromosome 12, Obir_v5.4, whole genome shotgun sequence genomic region:
- the LOC105281562 gene encoding uncharacterized protein LOC105281562 isoform X1 gives MERSADALQTRVLEVEEISTDVDAQATHTTPVVADHRVRVAAEDGQELPDTCAPSPELPTSVAGAPLHIRVESTAKGHADVSRGESEPGKPNATTAGVQKQPEICERVREKEATSQSQRLCSEEDQSLNVITVSKVVEVDKEAALESNRNVVDVDEFDAAARQYPITVDKFELGDHSGGQTRNARESVKETIREIHNNDSSQNSSIVMDAELSKLVQEEEAVVVVVETIPVITDATANDYIVTVDEKDSGKECDHGTAVGLQEKSDQGDNEIELLDYSQENDGTIIEVTEIIDAPIVEECEQRDNEDCTESEKHDAAAVKIIDGKIAIDKGINGENGESNVAGDEDNNITIIIDKKIVITENDGLEATRDAPEIGDTRENTVREAVDDSERETTPTRDSSATDPSTKKRSVIQDIFDDWGVENTDEDVQSPSKVHDSVEIELKSLLDETKSDQTVKIESFAAIRDEVSSRNVDRVADEDATGKKDAAKQSTERAENQKTKKPTDRETGSAVKSEKNSPGHPVAGKSSRGAETRALNSTPQSHAISKNHSRHLTSQIASPAEVTEVLKQRLREKQKTVVDAPRGPDIFFVKKLTQRLSSRLAGNPKNPVSGLAGSQQATPPAHSSSSSLSSASVQPTADNCDKKTTETSKGGSSDNKELLAILEGDVDPDWSVLNPPALTEEAKSPSSNVEPAHSGPPKLDPLLERELALKQLLELPVKKTPLRKRKTFQPAPGKAKDAVTKSSLDTQSKEEIVNVDVLGSEEAPANPESAEARLCSTPPRKHTEDRNDRMAELVVMRAEESRSGRKRKPTEKAREHEQNTMKRQKVYRGKVSMDKRQEGNLEGSAMVKMVVMKNEVKTDDANNVTTTKKEATDKELEDRTDPSANQVDSFLVERSKQNLVKKGPIAKRKVMVKRLLRQKMPTNAKPVQLKTKLSASKKSASKVIAKPQKRTSEGASGDAKPKKKSINEIDKLLQDEGVVNLLYDVEQPTKKRLVPITKSRAKVMDLQKVQRELKIRKKLVRNAVLRLRTSTTAGVTKVSPRSKRTAVQPADVQLDRKVGEQAVSPKTPNSATSPTEFILPAKIRNAADASIIVRRHSSSSFSSASGSPRVSVDSPAERPFADTGKPDDGTAHSLRSAKKRRNSQDEKMNNAKRTKKRRSDTDDGTGNADTINTLEIGTATSDTVTSDVEEKVTVAARPGKKSDVKKLDKTVKQENVSTLEDNVSSKVTTRSSNGAVTPGKVTAKSRRAVKSKVTFARANDPDNAEESSKEEDELSVCLAEAATALSVVSARSGNVTVTRKSKANASTAKTDLDSKKAKTEAQNQFSNKEINVRRHGNLVQLILTPSSSTKVRNALTLQVMQEFREALSILKRDDECRVVLLTSTGTSFCEGLDLSMLLHANKEERRSVAQELAHAVKDFIKSLATFNKPIVAGVQGAAIGLGVTMLPLFDLVIASDKATFCTPYGKLGQIAEGAAVFTLSHILGSAITSELLLSGRTLTASEALRAGLVTRVLWPDRFQVELLPSLRAMGDQSSQSMEATKALLRHSLRKKLDAALESETYLLIQHWCSTECQTAIKAYIDGKIQ, from the exons AAGGCCATGCGGACGTAAGTCGTGGTGAATCCGAGCCAGGCAAGCCGAACGCAACGACAGCCGGCGTACAGAAACAACCTGAGATCTGTGAACGCGTCAGGGAGAAAGAGGCGACGAGTCAGTCGCAACGTTTGTGCTCCGAGGAAGACCAAAGCCTAAATGTGATAACTGTATCTAAAGTAGTGGAAGTGGACAAGGAGGCTGCTCTGGAGAGTAATCGTAACGTAGTAGATGTAGATGAATTCGACGCTGCGGCCAGGCAGTATCCAATTACGGTAGACAAGTTCGAACTGGGCGACCATTCCGGGGGCCAGACTCGCAACGCGCGTGAATCAGTTAAGGAAACAATCAGGGAAATACACAATAATGATAGTAGCCAGAATAGCTCGATAGTAATGGACGCTGAACTGAGCAAGTTAGTACAAGAAGAAGAGGCGGTGGTCGTAGTGGTAGAGACCATACCGGTTATAACGGACGCGACAGCGAACGACTACATCGTCACCGTGGACGAGAAGGACTCCGGCAAAGAGTGCGATCATGGGACCGCAGTCGGTTTGCAGGAGAAATCCGACCAAGGGGACAACGAGATCGAGCTGCTCGATTACAGCCAGGAGAACGATGGCACTATAATAGAAGTGACGGAAATTATAGACGCTCCGATCGTGGAAGAGTGCGAGCAACGGGATAACGAGGACTGCACGGAGAGCGAGAAGCACGATGCGGCAGCTGTCAAGATAATCGACGGGAAAATCGCGATTGACAAAGGTATAAATGGCGAGAATGGTGAATCAAACGTGGCTGGTGACGAGGATAATAACATCACTATTATTATAGATAAGAAGATTGTAATCACGGAGAACGATGGTTTGGAAGCTACGAGAGACGCGCCCGAGATTGGAGACACTCGTGAAAATACTGTTCGCGAGGCGGTTGACGATTCTGAACGAGAGACTACGCCTACCCGCGACTCGTCCGCGACGGACCCGTCGACGAAGAAGAGAAGCGTCATCCAAGACATTTTTGACGACTGGGGCGTCGAGAATACGGACGAAGACGTGCAATCGCCATCGAAGGTACACGACTCGGTGGAAATCGAGCTGAAGAGTCTGCTGGACGAAACGAAGTCGGATCAGACTGTCAAGATCGAATCGTTCGCCGCTATTCGAGACGAGGTTTCTTCGAGGAATGTGGATCGCGTCGCGGACGAAGACGCGACTGGTAAGAAGGACGCGGCGAAGCAGTCGACTGAACGAGCGGAGAATCAAAAGACGAAGAAGCCGACCGATCGAGAGACGGGTTCGGCCGTCAAGAGTGAAAAGAATTCACCTGGTCATCCGGTGGCTGGCAAGTCCTCTCGTggcgcggaaacgcgcgcgttaaACTCGACGCCGCAGTCGCATGCCATTTCGAAAAATCACTCTCGGCATTTGACCAGTCAGATAGCATCGCCGGCGGAGGTAACGGAAGTGCTGAAACAGCGTCTTCGCGAGAAACAGAAGACCGTCGTGGACGCACCGCGCGGACCGGACATATTCTTCGTGAAGAAATTAACGCAAAGGCTGTCCAGTAGACTGGCGGGCAACCCGAAGAATCCGGTCTCGGGACTCGCCGGGTCGCAGCAAGCCACCCCACCTGCTCACTCctcgtcttcctctctctcttccgcatCTGTACAACCAACGGCGGATAATTGTGACAAGAAAACGACGGAGACCAGCAAGGGCGGCAGTTCCGACAACAAGGAATTGCTGGCTATTCTAGAGGGCGACGTTGATCCCGACTGGTCCGTTTTGAACCCTCCGGCACTCACGGAGGAGGCGAAATCTCCCTCGTCGAACGTGGAGCCCGCTCACAGTGGTCCACCAAAGCTCGATCCGTTGCTCGAACGAGAATTGGCGTTGAAGCAGTTGCTCGAATTGCCGGTCAAAAAGACTCCATTGCGAAAGAGGAAGACTTTTCAACCGGCACCCGGCAAAGCTAAAGACGCTGTTACAAAAAGTTCGCTCGACACACAATCGAAAGAGGAGATTGTCAATGTGGATGTGCTGGGGAGTGAAGAAGCGCCAGCGAATCCAGAATCGGCCGAGGCCAGGTTGTGCTCGACACCACCTCGTAAACACACGGAGGATCGCAACGATCGGATGGCTGAACTGGTGGTGATGCGGGCAGAGGAGTCGAGATCGGGTAGGAAGCGTAAGCCTACCGAGAAAGCGAGGGAACACGAGCAGAACACGATGAAACGGCAGAAGGTATACAGGGGTAAGGTTTCGATGGATAAGAGGCAGGAGGGCAATCTTGAAGGCAGCGCGATGGTGAAGATGGTCGTGATGAAGAACGAGGTGAAAACTGACGATGCAAATAATGTAACAACGACGAAGAAGGAAGCGACGGACAAGGAACTGGAAGATAGGACGGATCCGAGTGCCAATCAAGTGGACAGTTTCCTCGTGGAACGGTCGAAACAGAATCTCGTGAAGAAAGGGCCGATCGCTAAGAGAAAAGTGATGGTCAAGAGATTGCTGCGTCAGAAAATGCCGACCAACGCGAAACCCGTTCAATTAAAGACGAAGTTGAGCGCTTCGAAGAAATCAGCCTCAAAGGTGATCGCCAAGCCGCAAAAGCGAACGTCCGAGGGCGCGTCCGGTGACGCGAAGCCGAAGAAGAAGAGCATCAACGAGATAGACAAGTTACTGCAGGACGAGGGTGTTGTGAATTTGTTGTACGACGTGGAGCAGCCGACGAAGAAGCGTCTGGTACCCATCACGAAGTCACGAGCGAAAGTAATGGACTTGCAGAAGGTGCAGCGCGAATTGAAGATTCGCAAGAAGCTGGTTCGCAACGCCGTGCTACGGCTGCGCACGTCGACGACTGCGGGCGTGACGAAAGTGTCACCGAGATCCAAGAGAACGGCGGTTCAGCCGGCTGACGTTCAGTTGGACAGGAAGGTGGGCGAACAGGCCGTATCGCCGAAAACCCCCAACAGTGCGACGTCACCCACGGAGTTTATACTCCCGGCGAAGATCCGCAATGCGGCCGATGCGTCGATCATCGTCAGGAGACACTCGTCGAGCTCGTTCTCGAGCGCGTCCGGTAGCCCGAGAGTCAGTGTCGACTCACCCGCGGAGAGGCCTTTCGCGGACACCGGCAAACCGGACGACGGGACGGCTCACTCTTTGCGATCTGCCAAAAAGAGACGAAATTCGCAAGATGAGAAGATGAACAACGCAAAGAGGACCAAGAAGAGGAGGTCTGACACCGACGACGGCACCGGTAACGCTGATACGATCAATACCCTCGAAATTGGTACGGCTACCAGCGATACCGTGACCAGCGACGTGGAGGAGAAAGTCACTGTCGCTGCGCGTCCTGGCAAGAAGTCAGACGTGAAGAAACTGGACAAGACTGTCAAGCAGGAAAATGTTTCCACGCTCGAGGACAACGTTTCGAGTAAAGTCACGACCAGGTCGTCGAATGGTGCGGTAACACCGGGGAAAGTGACGGCGAAGAGCAGACGGGCTGTAAAGAGTAAAGTGACATTTGCCAGGGCAAATGATCCCGACAATGCCGAGGAATCTTCCAAGGAGGAGGACGAATTGTCGGTCTGCCTCGCCGAAGCGGCCACCGCTCTTTCGGTCGTCAGCGCCCGGTCTGGTAATGTCACAGTTACGCGAAAAAGCAAAG CAAACGCAAGCACCGCAAAGACCGACCTGGACAGTAAAAAAGCGAAGACAGAAGCGCAAAATCAGTTCAGCAACAAGGAGATAAACGTACGTCGGCACGGTAATCTTGTACAGTTGATACTCACGCCATCCTCTTCGACGAAAGTGAGAAACGCTCTTACGCTGCAA GTGATGCAAGAGTTCAGGGAGGCTCTGTCGATATTGAAGAGGGACGACGAGTGCAGAGTAGTACTGCTGACCTCCACAGGCACGAGCTTCTGCGAGGGTCTCGATCTGTCGATGTTGTTGCACGCGAACAAAGAGGAACGACGGTCCGTCGCTCAAGAGCTGGCGCATGCCGTCAA GGACTTTATCAAAAGCCTGGCCACCTTCAACAAGCCGATAGTTGCTGGAGTGCAAGGTGCTGCAATCGGACTCGGAGTGACCATGTTACCTCTCTTCGACCTTGTAATTGCCAGCGATAAAGCGACATTTTGCACCCCTTACGGGAAACTAGGACAAATCGCGGAGGGAGCCGCCGTTTTCACTCTCTCGCATATACTGGGCAGTGCAATC ACGAGCGAACTTTTATTGAGTGGAAGAACCTTGACAGCAAGCGAAGCATTAAGAGCTGGTCTCGTTACTCGAGTTCTATGGCCTGATCGGTTTCAAGTAGAATTATTACCATCCTTGCGGGCTATGGGCGATCAGTCATCACAA
- the LOC105281562 gene encoding uncharacterized protein LOC105281562 isoform X2 — translation MERSADALQTRVLEVEEISTDVDAQATHTTPVVADHRVRVAAEDGQELPDTCAPSPELPTSVAGAPLHIRVESTAKGHADVSRGESEPGKPNATTAGVQKQPEICERVREKEATSQSQRLCSEEDQSLNVITVSKVVEVDKEAALESNRNVVDVDEFDAAARQYPITVDKFELGDHSGGQTRNARESVKETIREIHNNDSSQNSSIVMDAELSKLVQEEEAVVVVVETIPVITDATANDYIVTVDEKDSGKECDHGTAVGLQEKSDQGDNEIELLDYSQENDGTIIEVTEIIDAPIVEECEQRDNEDCTESEKHDAAAVKIIDGKIAIDKDKKIVITENDGLEATRDAPEIGDTRENTVREAVDDSERETTPTRDSSATDPSTKKRSVIQDIFDDWGVENTDEDVQSPSKVHDSVEIELKSLLDETKSDQTVKIESFAAIRDEVSSRNVDRVADEDATGKKDAAKQSTERAENQKTKKPTDRETGSAVKSEKNSPGHPVAGKSSRGAETRALNSTPQSHAISKNHSRHLTSQIASPAEVTEVLKQRLREKQKTVVDAPRGPDIFFVKKLTQRLSSRLAGNPKNPVSGLAGSQQATPPAHSSSSSLSSASVQPTADNCDKKTTETSKGGSSDNKELLAILEGDVDPDWSVLNPPALTEEAKSPSSNVEPAHSGPPKLDPLLERELALKQLLELPVKKTPLRKRKTFQPAPGKAKDAVTKSSLDTQSKEEIVNVDVLGSEEAPANPESAEARLCSTPPRKHTEDRNDRMAELVVMRAEESRSGRKRKPTEKAREHEQNTMKRQKVYRGKVSMDKRQEGNLEGSAMVKMVVMKNEVKTDDANNVTTTKKEATDKELEDRTDPSANQVDSFLVERSKQNLVKKGPIAKRKVMVKRLLRQKMPTNAKPVQLKTKLSASKKSASKVIAKPQKRTSEGASGDAKPKKKSINEIDKLLQDEGVVNLLYDVEQPTKKRLVPITKSRAKVMDLQKVQRELKIRKKLVRNAVLRLRTSTTAGVTKVSPRSKRTAVQPADVQLDRKVGEQAVSPKTPNSATSPTEFILPAKIRNAADASIIVRRHSSSSFSSASGSPRVSVDSPAERPFADTGKPDDGTAHSLRSAKKRRNSQDEKMNNAKRTKKRRSDTDDGTGNADTINTLEIGTATSDTVTSDVEEKVTVAARPGKKSDVKKLDKTVKQENVSTLEDNVSSKVTTRSSNGAVTPGKVTAKSRRAVKSKVTFARANDPDNAEESSKEEDELSVCLAEAATALSVVSARSGNVTVTRKSKANASTAKTDLDSKKAKTEAQNQFSNKEINVRRHGNLVQLILTPSSSTKVRNALTLQVMQEFREALSILKRDDECRVVLLTSTGTSFCEGLDLSMLLHANKEERRSVAQELAHAVKDFIKSLATFNKPIVAGVQGAAIGLGVTMLPLFDLVIASDKATFCTPYGKLGQIAEGAAVFTLSHILGSAITSELLLSGRTLTASEALRAGLVTRVLWPDRFQVELLPSLRAMGDQSSQSMEATKALLRHSLRKKLDAALESETYLLIQHWCSTECQTAIKAYIDGKIQ, via the exons AAGGCCATGCGGACGTAAGTCGTGGTGAATCCGAGCCAGGCAAGCCGAACGCAACGACAGCCGGCGTACAGAAACAACCTGAGATCTGTGAACGCGTCAGGGAGAAAGAGGCGACGAGTCAGTCGCAACGTTTGTGCTCCGAGGAAGACCAAAGCCTAAATGTGATAACTGTATCTAAAGTAGTGGAAGTGGACAAGGAGGCTGCTCTGGAGAGTAATCGTAACGTAGTAGATGTAGATGAATTCGACGCTGCGGCCAGGCAGTATCCAATTACGGTAGACAAGTTCGAACTGGGCGACCATTCCGGGGGCCAGACTCGCAACGCGCGTGAATCAGTTAAGGAAACAATCAGGGAAATACACAATAATGATAGTAGCCAGAATAGCTCGATAGTAATGGACGCTGAACTGAGCAAGTTAGTACAAGAAGAAGAGGCGGTGGTCGTAGTGGTAGAGACCATACCGGTTATAACGGACGCGACAGCGAACGACTACATCGTCACCGTGGACGAGAAGGACTCCGGCAAAGAGTGCGATCATGGGACCGCAGTCGGTTTGCAGGAGAAATCCGACCAAGGGGACAACGAGATCGAGCTGCTCGATTACAGCCAGGAGAACGATGGCACTATAATAGAAGTGACGGAAATTATAGACGCTCCGATCGTGGAAGAGTGCGAGCAACGGGATAACGAGGACTGCACGGAGAGCGAGAAGCACGATGCGGCAGCTGTCAAGATAATCGACGGGAAAATCGCGATTGACAAAG ATAAGAAGATTGTAATCACGGAGAACGATGGTTTGGAAGCTACGAGAGACGCGCCCGAGATTGGAGACACTCGTGAAAATACTGTTCGCGAGGCGGTTGACGATTCTGAACGAGAGACTACGCCTACCCGCGACTCGTCCGCGACGGACCCGTCGACGAAGAAGAGAAGCGTCATCCAAGACATTTTTGACGACTGGGGCGTCGAGAATACGGACGAAGACGTGCAATCGCCATCGAAGGTACACGACTCGGTGGAAATCGAGCTGAAGAGTCTGCTGGACGAAACGAAGTCGGATCAGACTGTCAAGATCGAATCGTTCGCCGCTATTCGAGACGAGGTTTCTTCGAGGAATGTGGATCGCGTCGCGGACGAAGACGCGACTGGTAAGAAGGACGCGGCGAAGCAGTCGACTGAACGAGCGGAGAATCAAAAGACGAAGAAGCCGACCGATCGAGAGACGGGTTCGGCCGTCAAGAGTGAAAAGAATTCACCTGGTCATCCGGTGGCTGGCAAGTCCTCTCGTggcgcggaaacgcgcgcgttaaACTCGACGCCGCAGTCGCATGCCATTTCGAAAAATCACTCTCGGCATTTGACCAGTCAGATAGCATCGCCGGCGGAGGTAACGGAAGTGCTGAAACAGCGTCTTCGCGAGAAACAGAAGACCGTCGTGGACGCACCGCGCGGACCGGACATATTCTTCGTGAAGAAATTAACGCAAAGGCTGTCCAGTAGACTGGCGGGCAACCCGAAGAATCCGGTCTCGGGACTCGCCGGGTCGCAGCAAGCCACCCCACCTGCTCACTCctcgtcttcctctctctcttccgcatCTGTACAACCAACGGCGGATAATTGTGACAAGAAAACGACGGAGACCAGCAAGGGCGGCAGTTCCGACAACAAGGAATTGCTGGCTATTCTAGAGGGCGACGTTGATCCCGACTGGTCCGTTTTGAACCCTCCGGCACTCACGGAGGAGGCGAAATCTCCCTCGTCGAACGTGGAGCCCGCTCACAGTGGTCCACCAAAGCTCGATCCGTTGCTCGAACGAGAATTGGCGTTGAAGCAGTTGCTCGAATTGCCGGTCAAAAAGACTCCATTGCGAAAGAGGAAGACTTTTCAACCGGCACCCGGCAAAGCTAAAGACGCTGTTACAAAAAGTTCGCTCGACACACAATCGAAAGAGGAGATTGTCAATGTGGATGTGCTGGGGAGTGAAGAAGCGCCAGCGAATCCAGAATCGGCCGAGGCCAGGTTGTGCTCGACACCACCTCGTAAACACACGGAGGATCGCAACGATCGGATGGCTGAACTGGTGGTGATGCGGGCAGAGGAGTCGAGATCGGGTAGGAAGCGTAAGCCTACCGAGAAAGCGAGGGAACACGAGCAGAACACGATGAAACGGCAGAAGGTATACAGGGGTAAGGTTTCGATGGATAAGAGGCAGGAGGGCAATCTTGAAGGCAGCGCGATGGTGAAGATGGTCGTGATGAAGAACGAGGTGAAAACTGACGATGCAAATAATGTAACAACGACGAAGAAGGAAGCGACGGACAAGGAACTGGAAGATAGGACGGATCCGAGTGCCAATCAAGTGGACAGTTTCCTCGTGGAACGGTCGAAACAGAATCTCGTGAAGAAAGGGCCGATCGCTAAGAGAAAAGTGATGGTCAAGAGATTGCTGCGTCAGAAAATGCCGACCAACGCGAAACCCGTTCAATTAAAGACGAAGTTGAGCGCTTCGAAGAAATCAGCCTCAAAGGTGATCGCCAAGCCGCAAAAGCGAACGTCCGAGGGCGCGTCCGGTGACGCGAAGCCGAAGAAGAAGAGCATCAACGAGATAGACAAGTTACTGCAGGACGAGGGTGTTGTGAATTTGTTGTACGACGTGGAGCAGCCGACGAAGAAGCGTCTGGTACCCATCACGAAGTCACGAGCGAAAGTAATGGACTTGCAGAAGGTGCAGCGCGAATTGAAGATTCGCAAGAAGCTGGTTCGCAACGCCGTGCTACGGCTGCGCACGTCGACGACTGCGGGCGTGACGAAAGTGTCACCGAGATCCAAGAGAACGGCGGTTCAGCCGGCTGACGTTCAGTTGGACAGGAAGGTGGGCGAACAGGCCGTATCGCCGAAAACCCCCAACAGTGCGACGTCACCCACGGAGTTTATACTCCCGGCGAAGATCCGCAATGCGGCCGATGCGTCGATCATCGTCAGGAGACACTCGTCGAGCTCGTTCTCGAGCGCGTCCGGTAGCCCGAGAGTCAGTGTCGACTCACCCGCGGAGAGGCCTTTCGCGGACACCGGCAAACCGGACGACGGGACGGCTCACTCTTTGCGATCTGCCAAAAAGAGACGAAATTCGCAAGATGAGAAGATGAACAACGCAAAGAGGACCAAGAAGAGGAGGTCTGACACCGACGACGGCACCGGTAACGCTGATACGATCAATACCCTCGAAATTGGTACGGCTACCAGCGATACCGTGACCAGCGACGTGGAGGAGAAAGTCACTGTCGCTGCGCGTCCTGGCAAGAAGTCAGACGTGAAGAAACTGGACAAGACTGTCAAGCAGGAAAATGTTTCCACGCTCGAGGACAACGTTTCGAGTAAAGTCACGACCAGGTCGTCGAATGGTGCGGTAACACCGGGGAAAGTGACGGCGAAGAGCAGACGGGCTGTAAAGAGTAAAGTGACATTTGCCAGGGCAAATGATCCCGACAATGCCGAGGAATCTTCCAAGGAGGAGGACGAATTGTCGGTCTGCCTCGCCGAAGCGGCCACCGCTCTTTCGGTCGTCAGCGCCCGGTCTGGTAATGTCACAGTTACGCGAAAAAGCAAAG CAAACGCAAGCACCGCAAAGACCGACCTGGACAGTAAAAAAGCGAAGACAGAAGCGCAAAATCAGTTCAGCAACAAGGAGATAAACGTACGTCGGCACGGTAATCTTGTACAGTTGATACTCACGCCATCCTCTTCGACGAAAGTGAGAAACGCTCTTACGCTGCAA GTGATGCAAGAGTTCAGGGAGGCTCTGTCGATATTGAAGAGGGACGACGAGTGCAGAGTAGTACTGCTGACCTCCACAGGCACGAGCTTCTGCGAGGGTCTCGATCTGTCGATGTTGTTGCACGCGAACAAAGAGGAACGACGGTCCGTCGCTCAAGAGCTGGCGCATGCCGTCAA GGACTTTATCAAAAGCCTGGCCACCTTCAACAAGCCGATAGTTGCTGGAGTGCAAGGTGCTGCAATCGGACTCGGAGTGACCATGTTACCTCTCTTCGACCTTGTAATTGCCAGCGATAAAGCGACATTTTGCACCCCTTACGGGAAACTAGGACAAATCGCGGAGGGAGCCGCCGTTTTCACTCTCTCGCATATACTGGGCAGTGCAATC ACGAGCGAACTTTTATTGAGTGGAAGAACCTTGACAGCAAGCGAAGCATTAAGAGCTGGTCTCGTTACTCGAGTTCTATGGCCTGATCGGTTTCAAGTAGAATTATTACCATCCTTGCGGGCTATGGGCGATCAGTCATCACAA